A window of the Terriglobales bacterium genome harbors these coding sequences:
- a CDS encoding erythromycin esterase family protein, which translates to MKLERGDTALLVVRQVGVDVVVDVIAPSGNVVGSFDSPTGRNGDEIIEFEASDSADYTIRVRPFDEKEPSGQYRLEFSSVRNAEQTAKVIEQAQEWLLENSRSIPVSGIIPESSSLPTLEGLLRETRVLGIGEATHGSREFGDFRLSLTRRLIERNGYRIVAIEGSESRFRYLAPYVSGEVPKSDEITKRIEVGWIGRRSQADLVEWVRSWNIKHPMDQVQIVGIDAQDNEDSREILGRLIEKAYGENAVKRWKEVAAELNAADEQTQVFGDSGVNSAARQFLLEVKAMLDVDGPLLRARFGTEFEAAQQATETLVEFADFNSSGDDGTIHHSRDWYMANRILRALQEAGPESRAVYWAHNAHVVHPSGSTATAGGLLRDVLGCGYSAIAVTFGQGGFVAQIPNDAEDRLAVSTLPPAPKGAIEALFSRRPEAALAAWGCQPQQLPEWFAIPRRMHWVGGLFKPGTDAAEAFRPFMLASDFDGVAYLPTVTPDPIPGDRPLIPARKR; encoded by the coding sequence ATGAAACTCGAGCGCGGCGACACAGCGCTGCTTGTTGTGCGGCAGGTTGGGGTGGATGTAGTCGTCGATGTAATCGCTCCGAGCGGAAACGTCGTTGGCTCCTTTGACAGTCCCACCGGCCGAAACGGAGACGAGATCATCGAATTCGAAGCGAGCGACTCTGCCGACTACACCATCCGAGTGCGTCCTTTCGACGAAAAGGAGCCGAGCGGACAGTACCGGCTGGAGTTCTCGTCCGTGCGCAACGCCGAGCAGACCGCCAAGGTGATCGAGCAGGCGCAAGAGTGGTTACTTGAGAACAGCCGCTCTATCCCGGTATCAGGGATCATCCCAGAGAGTTCGAGTCTGCCGACCCTTGAGGGACTGCTGCGCGAAACACGGGTCCTCGGAATTGGGGAAGCGACGCATGGAAGCCGTGAGTTCGGCGACTTTCGCCTTTCGCTCACGAGGCGCCTCATTGAACGCAATGGGTATCGCATCGTCGCCATCGAAGGCAGCGAGAGCCGCTTCCGATACCTTGCCCCCTATGTCAGTGGCGAAGTGCCGAAAAGCGATGAAATAACGAAGCGCATCGAGGTCGGGTGGATCGGAAGGCGCAGCCAGGCAGATCTTGTTGAGTGGGTCCGGTCATGGAACATCAAGCATCCCATGGATCAGGTGCAAATCGTGGGAATCGACGCACAGGACAACGAGGATTCTCGGGAGATCCTCGGCCGGCTCATTGAGAAAGCCTACGGTGAGAACGCTGTAAAGCGCTGGAAAGAGGTCGCGGCAGAACTGAACGCGGCCGACGAGCAGACGCAGGTCTTCGGGGACTCGGGAGTGAATTCCGCCGCGAGGCAATTCCTGTTGGAGGTGAAGGCGATGTTGGATGTGGATGGTCCGCTTCTCCGGGCGCGGTTCGGAACCGAGTTTGAGGCAGCTCAGCAGGCGACGGAGACGCTCGTGGAATTTGCCGACTTCAATTCCAGCGGAGACGATGGCACGATCCATCACTCACGGGACTGGTATATGGCGAATCGGATCCTGCGCGCCTTGCAGGAGGCTGGACCTGAATCCCGAGCGGTGTATTGGGCGCACAACGCTCATGTCGTTCATCCGAGCGGATCGACTGCAACGGCAGGCGGACTGCTGCGCGACGTGCTGGGGTGCGGATACTCGGCCATCGCAGTGACATTCGGGCAAGGAGGATTTGTCGCGCAGATTCCTAACGACGCTGAGGACAGGCTGGCGGTTTCGACACTTCCGCCGGCACCGAAAGGTGCGATTGAAGCACTGTTTTCGCGGCGACCAGAAGCTGCTTTGGCAGCGTGGGGGTGCCAGCCCCAGCAGCTGCCCGAGTGGTTTGCCATCCCGCGGCGGATGCATTGGGTGGGTGGTCTGTTCAAGCCAGGGACCGACGCTGCGGAAGCGTTCCGGCCATTCATGCTTGCAAGTGACTTTGATGGCGTCGCGTATTTGCCAACCGTTACCCCAGATCCGATTCCAGGCGATCGACCGCTCATACCAGCACGAAAGCGTTAG
- a CDS encoding glycosyltransferase family 39 protein translates to MADGRRVDEEELAAGNASSSPIVRLAAHPGFWLELTLWKADPRLPRLSFIVFGLLLGGSLWYVAHRLYGNRGGYIALALYCFSPLSILAAARIGPDAPAAWGFYGTVFYAIALSHTLDASARDRLLRAALFGLSLGLAAAALYPAALGLLPALAFLFYLAPHRRAAALVWAALSVAIAGGLFGGVHLWAGMDLVASLRVGYFLAFRPRVASGGIPWPAVVPLFLACLPALLLFGLALLTVFRSRRSRYFGNLAPLAIGLPLALLALATPFYLSVRNLVLALPFLCLFVAGVFADLLEEEFEGPPSRLARAVLLVTLALNALACLWLLPRF, encoded by the coding sequence ATGGCCGACGGGCGCCGGGTAGACGAGGAAGAACTCGCCGCCGGGAACGCCTCCAGCTCGCCCATCGTGCGCCTTGCCGCCCACCCCGGCTTTTGGCTTGAACTGACCCTTTGGAAGGCTGACCCCCGGCTGCCGCGGCTGTCCTTCATCGTCTTCGGCCTGCTGCTCGGCGGATCGCTCTGGTACGTCGCCCATCGCCTCTACGGCAATCGCGGCGGATACATCGCGCTCGCGCTCTACTGCTTCTCGCCGCTCTCCATCCTGGCCGCGGCCCGCATCGGCCCCGATGCCCCCGCGGCCTGGGGCTTTTACGGCACCGTCTTCTACGCTATCGCGCTCTCACACACGCTCGACGCTTCTGCGCGCGACCGCCTGCTCCGCGCCGCGCTCTTCGGCCTCTCGCTCGGCCTGGCTGCTGCGGCGCTCTATCCCGCCGCGCTCGGCCTGCTGCCCGCCCTGGCCTTCCTGTTCTACCTCGCGCCCCACCGCCGGGCTGCCGCGCTCGTCTGGGCCGCCTTGAGTGTTGCGATTGCCGGCGGCCTCTTTGGTGGCGTGCATCTCTGGGCAGGGATGGATCTTGTGGCCTCGCTGCGTGTCGGCTATTTCCTTGCTTTTCGTCCGCGCGTCGCCTCGGGCGGCATACCTTGGCCGGCCGTGGTGCCGCTGTTCCTTGCCTGTCTCCCCGCCTTGCTCCTCTTCGGCCTCGCGCTTCTTACCGTCTTCCGCTCGCGCCGCTCCCGCTACTTCGGCAACCTCGCGCCTTTGGCGATAGGACTGCCTTTGGCACTGCTGGCCCTGGCCACACCTTTCTACCTCAGCGTCCGCAACCTGGTGCTCGCCTTGCCCTTCCTGTGCCTGTTCGTCGCCGGCGTCTTCGCCGATCTGCTGGAAGAAGAGTTCGAAGGCCCGCCCTCGCGCTTGGCCCGCGCCGTCCTGCTCGTAACCCTCGCGCTCAACGCCCTCGCCTGCCTCTGGCTCCTGCCTCGGTTCTAA
- a CDS encoding protein kinase, with translation MGLATGTKLGPYEIQSPLGAGGMGEVYRARDTRLERTVAIKVLPQHLSSDPERKQRFEREARAISSLNHPHICTLHDVGSQGGVDFLVMEHLEGETLAQKLFRGALPTQQLLKIGMEIADALDKAHRQGVVHRDLKPGNVMLTKSGAKLLDFGLAKPTGAAAPSSAAGATAITAPDPVSPVTPLTQQGMVVGTFQYMSPEQIEGKEADARTDIFALGAVLYEMATGRRAFDGKSQISVASAILEKEPEPISKAQPMTPPALEHVVKTCLAKDPEERWQSASDIVRELKWIAEAPVAIAPLIPAAPRKHWREWGLALLVGAAMVGASWWISARSSDRKQAPMHLRIASAPGAIPGAGFHTQTFAISPDGNWIIYVVSRGGRQHLFLRELRESEGKLINGTEDAEYPFFSPDSLWIGFNSGNTLKKVPVSGGSPVAICTLPGAFAGGGTGFIGGAWGPDNTIVFIPQFNAGIWTVSAGGGTPRLLLKTDAQKDRIAYLFPQILPDNKGILFTSAPARAMKADEEDIAVLEPGAAEPRILIRGGNNGRYVRTGHLLYARGGALLAVPFDLSRLAVTGTPVSVTGGLETDAVGHSMYSVSADGMLVYEPRSGLKGGPRLAMVDRKGEVRLITDGSDHPLEFSLSPDGRSVVAAVIAVNNDLWTYDVAHGTPLRLTFKPGDEIFPQWTPDGTRVAFGTRVGKIFWKSADGSGEPKEISAGEYPRYPGSFSPDGKTLAFVEIHPSRQRDIWLMPLDGDRKAQPFQTTDADEWAPKFSPDGRWLAYVSNETGRDEVYVRPVGSPGGRKRISTEGGTWPAWARNGRELFFLKGDKLAAVTLDVQGSPVGREHVVLDAPKFGDLQFQADPPFYDVMPDGEHFVMLLNPQYPSPTHYNIVVHWFEELKQLVPTR, from the coding sequence ATGGGGCTCGCTACTGGCACAAAGCTCGGTCCGTATGAGATCCAATCTCCTCTCGGCGCGGGCGGCATGGGCGAGGTGTATCGCGCCCGCGATACAAGGTTAGAGCGGACGGTCGCCATCAAGGTACTGCCACAGCATCTATCCTCGGATCCGGAACGCAAGCAGCGTTTCGAGCGTGAAGCCAGGGCCATTTCCAGCCTGAATCATCCCCACATTTGTACGTTGCACGACGTCGGCAGCCAGGGCGGCGTGGACTTTCTCGTGATGGAGCACCTGGAAGGGGAAACCCTGGCACAGAAGCTGTTCCGGGGCGCATTGCCGACCCAGCAACTGTTGAAGATCGGGATGGAGATTGCCGACGCTCTGGACAAGGCGCACCGGCAGGGCGTCGTGCACCGCGATCTGAAGCCGGGGAACGTGATGCTGACCAAGTCCGGGGCAAAGCTGCTGGACTTCGGGCTGGCCAAGCCGACAGGTGCGGCGGCACCGTCGAGCGCAGCGGGGGCGACGGCCATCACAGCACCCGACCCGGTGAGTCCTGTCACTCCGCTGACGCAGCAGGGCATGGTGGTGGGAACGTTCCAGTACATGTCGCCGGAGCAGATCGAGGGCAAGGAAGCGGACGCGCGTACGGACATCTTTGCGCTGGGCGCAGTGCTCTACGAGATGGCGACGGGGAGGCGGGCGTTCGATGGCAAGAGCCAGATCAGCGTGGCCAGCGCGATTCTGGAGAAAGAGCCAGAGCCCATCTCGAAGGCGCAGCCGATGACGCCGCCGGCGCTGGAGCACGTGGTGAAGACCTGCCTGGCCAAGGACCCGGAGGAGCGCTGGCAGAGTGCCAGCGACATCGTACGCGAGCTGAAGTGGATTGCCGAAGCACCCGTCGCAATTGCGCCGTTAATCCCGGCAGCGCCGCGGAAGCACTGGCGCGAGTGGGGGTTGGCGCTGCTTGTCGGCGCGGCGATGGTCGGCGCGTCCTGGTGGATCAGTGCCCGCTCTTCCGACCGGAAGCAGGCGCCGATGCATTTGCGTATTGCGTCGGCGCCTGGAGCCATACCCGGCGCGGGATTTCACACCCAAACGTTTGCCATCTCACCGGACGGCAACTGGATTATTTACGTCGTGTCGCGGGGTGGGAGGCAGCATCTGTTTCTGCGCGAACTTCGGGAGTCTGAGGGGAAACTGATCAACGGCACGGAGGATGCCGAGTACCCGTTCTTTTCTCCCGACAGCCTATGGATTGGCTTCAATTCAGGTAACACATTGAAAAAGGTACCGGTCAGTGGCGGCTCCCCGGTCGCCATCTGTACTCTGCCGGGGGCATTCGCCGGAGGGGGGACAGGATTCATCGGTGGCGCTTGGGGCCCGGATAACACCATCGTCTTCATACCCCAGTTCAATGCCGGCATCTGGACTGTGTCCGCAGGTGGAGGTACACCGCGGCTTCTGCTGAAGACCGATGCACAAAAGGACCGCATTGCGTACCTCTTCCCACAGATCCTGCCTGACAACAAGGGCATTCTGTTTACCTCGGCCCCAGCCCGCGCCATGAAAGCGGACGAAGAGGACATCGCCGTGCTGGAGCCGGGCGCGGCAGAACCACGGATTCTGATCCGCGGCGGGAACAATGGGCGATACGTTCGTACAGGACATCTCCTCTATGCTCGGGGTGGCGCGCTGCTGGCCGTTCCATTCGATCTTTCCCGGCTCGCCGTGACCGGAACGCCGGTTTCCGTCACCGGTGGTTTGGAGACGGACGCGGTCGGCCACTCCATGTACTCCGTATCAGCGGATGGGATGCTGGTCTACGAGCCCAGATCGGGTCTGAAAGGCGGGCCCAGGTTGGCGATGGTGGATCGCAAAGGTGAGGTTCGGCTGATTACGGACGGTAGCGATCATCCGCTGGAGTTTTCTCTCTCCCCCGACGGCCGGTCTGTCGTTGCGGCGGTGATTGCAGTCAACAACGATCTTTGGACCTACGACGTCGCCCATGGAACGCCGCTTCGCCTGACTTTCAAGCCTGGAGACGAGATCTTCCCGCAATGGACCCCGGATGGGACTCGGGTCGCGTTCGGCACACGGGTTGGCAAGATCTTTTGGAAATCGGCAGACGGCAGCGGAGAACCGAAGGAGATCTCGGCTGGCGAGTACCCACGGTATCCGGGGTCCTTTTCACCGGACGGCAAGACGCTGGCATTCGTGGAAATTCATCCTTCCCGGCAGCGGGACATCTGGCTGATGCCGCTCGACGGCGACCGAAAGGCACAACCCTTTCAAACTACGGACGCCGATGAATGGGCGCCGAAATTCTCACCCGATGGACGCTGGCTCGCCTACGTTTCCAACGAAACCGGCCGGGATGAAGTCTATGTCCGCCCAGTTGGCTCACCCGGCGGAAGAAAGCGGATTTCGACCGAGGGCGGTACGTGGCCGGCTTGGGCCCGCAACGGGCGGGAACTTTTCTTCCTGAAGGGCGACAAACTCGCCGCAGTCACCCTGGACGTGCAAGGCAGCCCGGTTGGCCGGGAGCATGTGGTCTTGGATGCGCCGAAGTTTGGCGATCTGCAGTTTCAGGCAGACCCTCCCTTTTATGACGTCATGCCGGACGGAGAACATTTCGTGATGCTGCTGAATCCGCAATATCCATCACCCACGCACTACAACATCGTTGTCCATTGGTTTGAAGAGCTCAAGCAATTGGTTCCGACCCGTTAG
- the gyrA gene encoding DNA gyrase subunit A codes for MADEQNPVLPFDPEGGQPPATGGPGGPTGPGAANLLPINIEEEMRRSYLDYSMSVIIGRALPDVYDGLKPVHRRVLYAMYQEGLLHNKRYSKCAGVVGETLKRYHPHNPEALYDALVRMAQDFTMRYPLVDGQGNFGSVDGDPPAAMRYTECRMTRIAEELLADIDKDTVDMAPNYDNSTVEPTVLPTKVPNLLVNGASGIAVGMATNIPPHNLTEIVDATILLVNKPDAGLGEVLKIVQGPDFPTAGFIHGRSGIQEAYKTGRGRFMMRAKSGIERMGKEREAIVVTEIPYQINKSKLIERIAQLVNDKVVDDVSDIRDESDRDGMRIVIELKRGAEAQIILNQLYKHTQMQESFSMIFLAVVNGQPKEMGLVEAIQHFIDHRVDVVRRRTVFLLMRAREREHILEGYKIALDNLDQIIKLIRGSASRQEAKQALLEAKLKITDKEILEHSGRGGSLTPRQADAILELQLYRLTRLSTDEILAELKEVRERIAEYESILASEKKLRGVIVKELEEVKKNYGDARRTVIQDETAEITIEDLIADEQVAVTVSHSGYLKRTPISTYRQQKRGGTGRIGMRTRDEDFVEQLIIASTHAYLLVFTNTGRVYWLKVYEVPDVGPAGKGKAIASLVSLQPGESVRAILNVRDLEEEGRYVFFATRNGTVKKSELKDFSNVMSRGIIAIGIDKGDELVAARLTDGNQIVFLASHEGMAIRFEESDVRPMGRPAYGVRGMDMGKGDYIVGMAVTPKEEPAPAGKKNGKAKAEGEAEGAAEIEEHYTMILSVTENGYGKRTDVGEYRLQSRGGKGVINVKTTARNGKVSAIMLVSATSECMVISQFGKIIRVQTKEIREAGRSTQGVRLLQLEPGDKVAAAVVIPPEERNGNGTVQ; via the coding sequence ATGGCTGACGAGCAGAACCCCGTTCTTCCCTTCGATCCCGAGGGCGGCCAACCGCCCGCCACCGGCGGTCCCGGCGGACCTACCGGTCCCGGCGCCGCCAATCTCCTCCCCATCAACATCGAGGAGGAGATGCGCCGCTCGTATCTCGACTATTCCATGTCGGTCATCATCGGGCGGGCGCTGCCCGATGTGTACGACGGCCTGAAGCCCGTGCATCGTCGCGTGCTCTACGCCATGTATCAGGAGGGACTGCTCCACAACAAGCGCTACTCCAAGTGCGCCGGCGTGGTGGGCGAGACGCTGAAGCGCTACCACCCGCACAATCCGGAAGCGCTCTACGACGCGCTGGTCCGCATGGCGCAGGATTTCACCATGCGCTATCCGCTGGTGGACGGCCAGGGAAACTTCGGCTCGGTCGATGGCGACCCGCCCGCGGCCATGCGATACACCGAGTGCCGCATGACCCGCATCGCCGAGGAGCTGCTCGCCGATATCGACAAGGACACCGTCGATATGGCGCCCAACTACGACAACTCGACGGTCGAGCCCACCGTGCTCCCCACCAAAGTTCCCAACCTGCTGGTCAACGGGGCCAGCGGCATCGCCGTCGGCATGGCCACCAATATCCCGCCACACAATCTCACGGAGATCGTGGACGCCACCATCCTGCTGGTGAACAAGCCGGATGCGGGCCTGGGCGAAGTGCTGAAGATCGTGCAGGGGCCGGACTTCCCCACCGCCGGATTCATCCACGGGCGCAGCGGCATCCAGGAGGCCTACAAGACCGGGCGCGGGCGCTTCATGATGCGCGCCAAGTCGGGCATCGAGCGCATGGGCAAGGAGCGCGAGGCCATCGTGGTCACCGAGATCCCGTACCAGATCAACAAGTCGAAGCTCATCGAGCGCATCGCGCAGTTGGTGAATGACAAAGTCGTGGACGACGTTTCGGACATTCGTGACGAGAGCGACCGCGACGGCATGCGCATCGTCATCGAGCTGAAGCGCGGCGCCGAGGCCCAGATCATCCTGAACCAGCTCTACAAGCACACCCAGATGCAGGAGTCGTTCTCGATGATCTTCCTGGCCGTGGTCAACGGCCAGCCCAAAGAGATGGGGCTGGTGGAGGCCATCCAGCACTTCATCGACCACCGCGTGGACGTAGTGCGCCGGCGCACCGTGTTCCTGCTCATGCGGGCGCGCGAGCGCGAGCACATCCTCGAAGGCTACAAGATCGCGCTCGACAACCTGGACCAGATCATCAAGCTGATCCGCGGCAGCGCCTCGCGCCAGGAAGCCAAGCAGGCCCTGCTCGAGGCCAAGCTCAAGATCACCGACAAGGAGATCCTGGAGCACAGCGGGCGCGGCGGCTCGCTCACGCCGCGGCAGGCGGACGCCATCCTCGAACTGCAGCTCTACCGCCTCACCAGGCTCTCCACCGACGAGATCCTCGCCGAACTCAAGGAAGTGCGCGAGCGCATCGCCGAGTACGAATCCATCCTCGCCTCGGAGAAGAAGCTGCGCGGCGTGATCGTGAAAGAGCTGGAAGAGGTGAAGAAGAACTACGGCGACGCGCGCCGCACCGTCATCCAGGACGAGACCGCGGAGATCACCATCGAAGACCTCATCGCCGACGAGCAGGTGGCGGTGACGGTGTCGCACTCCGGGTACCTGAAGCGCACGCCCATCTCCACCTACCGGCAGCAGAAGCGCGGCGGCACCGGACGCATCGGCATGCGCACCCGCGACGAGGACTTCGTCGAGCAGCTCATCATCGCCTCCACGCACGCGTACCTGCTGGTGTTCACCAACACCGGGCGCGTCTACTGGCTGAAAGTGTACGAAGTGCCCGACGTGGGGCCCGCGGGCAAGGGCAAGGCCATCGCCAGCCTGGTTTCATTGCAGCCCGGCGAGAGCGTGCGCGCCATCCTGAACGTCCGCGACCTGGAAGAAGAAGGCCGGTACGTATTCTTCGCCACCCGCAACGGCACGGTGAAGAAGAGCGAGCTGAAGGATTTCTCCAACGTGATGTCGCGCGGCATCATCGCCATCGGCATCGACAAGGGCGATGAACTGGTGGCGGCGCGGCTCACCGACGGCAACCAGATCGTCTTCCTGGCCTCGCACGAAGGCATGGCGATCCGCTTCGAAGAGAGCGACGTGCGCCCCATGGGCCGCCCCGCCTACGGCGTCCGCGGCATGGACATGGGCAAGGGCGACTACATCGTGGGCATGGCCGTGACTCCGAAAGAAGAGCCTGCGCCGGCCGGAAAGAAGAACGGCAAGGCCAAGGCTGAAGGTGAAGCCGAGGGCGCCGCTGAGATCGAAGAACACTACACCATGATCCTCTCGGTGACCGAGAACGGCTACGGCAAGCGCACCGACGTGGGCGAGTACCGGCTGCAGTCGCGCGGC